The Danio rerio strain Tuebingen ecotype United States chromosome 1, GRCz12tu, whole genome shotgun sequence genome includes a region encoding these proteins:
- the rhoh gene encoding rho-related GTP-binding protein RhoH (The RefSeq protein has 1 substitution compared to this genomic sequence) yields MNGLTETSVKCVLVGDCAVGKTALLVRFTSETFPDSYRPTVYENTGVDVFMDGIQISLGLWDTAGHDTFRQIRPMSYQDTDVVLLCYSVANPSSLNNLRHKWIAEVREYLPKVPVLVVATQTDHREMGPYRANCTTSPEGKQVAQEIRAKGYLECSALSNRGVQQVFECAVRTAVNRARRQTRRRLLNLNPCKIS; encoded by the coding sequence ATGAACGGGTTGACAGAGACCTCGGTGAAATGTGTACTGGTTGGGGACTGCGCAGTGGGTAAAACGGCACTTCTGGTACGGTTCACCTCTGAAACTTTCCCAGATAGCTACAGACCTACTGTCTATGAGAACACTGGAGTTGATGTCTTCATGGATGGAATCCAGATCAGTTTAGGACTGTGGGATACAGCAGGACATGATACATTCCGCCAAATCCGGCCCATGTCCTATCAAGACGCCGATGTGGTCTTGCTGTGCTATTCAGTAGCAAATCCAAGTTCTTTAAATAATTTGCGGCACAAATGGATCGCTGAGGTGAGGGAATATCTGCCGAAGGTGCCAGTACTGGTTGTTGCCACACAGACAGACCATCGTGAGATGGGCCCGTATCGTGCTAACTGCACCACGTCCCCAGAGGGCAAGCAGGTGGCACAGGAGATTCGTGCCAAGGGATATCTGGAATGTTCGGCCCTTAGCAATCGTGGCGTACAACAGGTTTTTGAGTGTGCTGTGCGAACAGCTGTAAATCGGGCACGAAGACAGACAAGACGAAGACTGCTAAACCTTAACCCCTGTAAAATCTCATGA